Genomic segment of Arctopsyche grandis isolate Sample6627 chromosome 11, ASM5162203v2, whole genome shotgun sequence:
TTCTCACTAAATATAGGGTAATTTTTAATGttcatttttactattaatattttactgaatttatATTCacaacttttgttttttttttattatttagcgcaatataacaataattacaAATTGGGTACCAAATGAAGTCAGTTCCACCATGATACGTAGATTAATAAGACGTGGAGAAAGCGTGAAGTACTTAATAGACGATTCAATTATATCTTATGTAAAAATGCATCAACTATACGgatcttgtaataaaaatacgtaagtATAATTTCAATTGATCTTAGATTCAGTCTTCCATTAGtgcaatattgaaataatttatttttttattagaaaaatttattatatgtaattatttattatgttaacaaaattatattaaatttattgttttttatttatatttttaacatagTATAATCTTaaactcaaataaatttgattatctCACATGCCTACACACCTTTTGATGGACCTGTTGGTTACTGCAGTAagtatttaacaatatttaatccaCTACAACCGACCATTGACCCATCCCCGAATGACATTATCATGAAATCTCCCGGTGAATTTCGCATGCAAAAAGATGAAAGCATACTGAAAACACCACGAAGTACTAACATATCCGCTAAGATTTTAAATTACCTAATTGGCGTTGACGAAATTGATAAAAACGATGTGTACACGTCCAGCCCACAAACAAATGCTAATCATTTCAAAGAAAAGCGTTCGCGATTGACCAATAAAATATCGGCATGTTCTGAAATCACTCCCAAATCATTCTGTGGTGATTTCAACGATAAAGGTTCCACTGACTCATTGGAAGGCATGCACATTCTGCCAAGAAAAACTGTTAAAGTCATCACCGATGTATCCGGGGTACATAAAATTGTCAGCAATAAGAAAAAGGTAtgtgaaaataatattgatattacaGATGACGTTgttgtatatttgaatattaaggAAATTTGTAATCAGAACCAAACTTTAACCAGTAAAACTGTTAAAAAAGAACAAATATTAGCATTGGATTTGGGAAATTTGGACGTAAACGACAATTCAAGTTCGGATGTTCCTGACAATCCAAAAAGTCCACTACGGACCTACGATGAAATTGTCAAGTTTATATTTTCTGAACACGGAATTCAAGTCATTAGTGATAAAGAAACAATAgtttgaactacatacataatttcatatgcaaattttatttactattcAAAATCTTTCTAATTATGAaatgaaatgataaaaaaatggatGTTTAAAACGAATCCTACCATACAGTTAGCTCCCGATTAATCAAGTAACAGCTTTTGGACAGTGTTATttcaattgtataaaattcaaaagaTATGCAATGTACACACATATCTGTATCCAACTTAAAATAGTCGGGATTTAACTGTTTATATTGAACAGCAATTCTTTCAATCCTGCTTTGAAATTGCATGCCACAATTATGTATTGACTTTTATCAGATCTCTCAAATCAAATATAACATTACATATTTGatatatcatgtatgtatgtggaatttaAATCTGAACCTAAAACGTGTGCCAATCTTCAAAATCTATTCACTATTatttatagcattttttttataatattgtcgtcttttatagatatttttacaaattccagAAGTTTTTTTTGCCTGTATAAAAAAagaattataaaatgtatgaaaaataaagatttgaattcgattgttttgaaatgtatatatttagactTTTCTATGTAATAACGGATGTTAAACTTTAGAATAAtcacaatttaaacaatataaaggaattgaaacttttTCTATAACTTATAAGCATTAATTACTGTCTCAAAATCAATTTGCTcacaaaaaattctaaatttattgTACCATCATTTTCATCATTAATCttcactatgtacatacatatattacatattcattatacacaaatttatttatggCAATATTAGAAAATTTCTTCCCTTCACTTTAAAAgtttgttaatatttatattagttaAGTTTTCTTCTCTTTCTATAATTTGGTTTTAATTgctttatgtgtttatgtatagTTCTTTAGCTTTTAGATAgtgtaattaaatgaaaatattttttatactcaaAAATCAGgtatttgtatattgttttgcttccttttaacaattttcaaaaattattacgttttgtatttataaaaaaagtattacgTTTGTATTTATACGACAAATCATTCACGTGATCAGTATTATAAGCACTGAAAATTAATGACCATGGTCATTATattctttaaccctttgaatgctgaaaaacgctgatcggcgttttgccaacaagtccaagagcctgaaatacgccgataggcgttgtattttgagtatgtaaaaaaaaacaagaatactaccccctaagcctttccaggtagcattgaacatgggtcgtgtaatccgtgtcaatgtttataaagactggtttacaacggaatatctgaatttataaccatagcagaatttcccggtggaaatccctaactgctgagtattttagattgtggcttggcatttagattgtgagcattacattttaacaacaatgaagaaggtggaactagttttagaaaaatacattcattattacacttcttttctttattttatactagtggttttatctgccttcgctcggtatttgtaatagaaaccgcttaaacatgactaatctaatagtaaacattttaataaatttatttgaatagttttattttatataaatttatttgaatactcatttattttttttattaaattgactcacgaacaaacaaacatatatcgaaattatatgtataccagaatccggcggccttagaatcctttgaatccaaaaaaatctaatcggtgcctatgaatcgaaaataaataaatcgaatgtgttgtctacgaaacaaccaaccaaggttacatatttgcaaagtctctttcgaaattatatattagattgttgcaagatatattagagagtctaaacacaccttctTAAAACTCGAAATTCTCGGCGGTAGTCATCGAGGTTTTTAtaactgctttctattggatttctaaataattctagttggaaatgttggcgaaattttcagcgtggcgggcttttaacagaaaagacgtcagcactcaaagggttaatagatAGTAAATGAAATACTTATACTCAAATTGTCTGTTTTATCAATCAATTGCCATTTTCACATATTTGAACCAAGGCAAAATAAattgttcattaaatttaatattgaaatttttcagcATAAATCTTAATGTAAGCGACTTTATACTAAACAAATATTCCTTCACTcaaatgtacgtacatttttgtCCTTGACTGATTCAGATAATAACTGTttcatataatttgtattataattgatCCGATATAGCCACCGAATGTGTTTAGCTGTGTGTCGTATTAAAATGAAGTATTtcccattaaatttaaaacaatgtgTCATAAAATGGTCACCATATTTACACTCCACACCTATACAGTAGTTTAGTGCTGTTCGCAGAAATAAACCGTAGATTCTATGATTAACAATGCATTgctaatatacaatatttacatacatacttgtatagATAATAACTTGCATTCACTTAGCATGCAATAATTAGTTGCTATAAAAATCTGCGATTTACTTTTGTGACCAGCTGTAATATCTACAATCTTTATTATATCAATTATCATACAATTTTCgatgttcatattattataatatattatatagatcagaataacaattaattcaaaTGGAAACTTATGAAATGCTCGAATGTGGAAATTTTTTAATGTAGGGCAGTACTAAAAATTCTTATTAATTCTAATTAAATCTATTCGAAAGGCTGATCTTAAATAAAATGCCGTTCCGTTAGAGCCGGGCCACGCCGGGTTATTGGTGACTTTGTTGCGCGACCAGTTCAAATGTATGCggttgtatggagcatgccactCTGAGCAACTCACTGGTTGCCCAAGCAATAAAATCAATCACCCGACCAGCAAGATCGGTCTGGTCTCCACAAAGGCAGGTAGCAGAGCCCAATTTCTGCGATCAGCGTGGCTAATCCGGCACGTCTATTGTTTGTTCACACATGAACCTTTCTCGCTACTTGTACAGGTTGAAACGTTACAATACCAATTTTCGAGTAGAAACGTTTTATTGTGACAAACTTTAACGCTTTCCCATTTATCGAAATATTCTGAAAACATGCATCTCTTCGTTGATTTAACGTTGCTGTTTGGAACGGATTGAAAGGAGTACTAGTTAGAATTGATATTTTAAGTGAAATAAAATTGGCCAATCTTATTTTAGTgatacttaatttaataatgtCTGGATCTCACAAATGCTTAGATGAGTTGCCtcattataaaaaattgtatttattgcaAATAAAAACGCAGATTTCCATTTCAATCAATTGTTGTATACAATGAAACTGCACCAAAAAATTAAGTCATATTTTGCATATAAAAAccctgtatatatttacatatatacatatatgtaaatatatcctgtatatatttacatatatgtaaatatatacaggacttttttttgagaaaaaaaaagtgccggaactcacttcttgtcatgtttttttattggaaaagattatattcaaactatattatatagaatattcgtttgaaacataaaaaaatgctaaGAAAAAAGGTttcggaacgccgttccactgTGTTATGGGAAAAAAAgccatgtatatattatacatatatatataattggtttGAACGGCGTTTCATTGTATATTAAACGAAAGTTTTACGGTATGTTTTAGAATGGATGTCGCCAAACTTGTGTaccatatttttgttttttgttgcaTGTCATTGCAGGACGGAAACAGTGCATGCCTTCTCTAGCTGACGTAATGCTGTTAATCGGGAAAACTTGTAACAAAAGAGTGCGACTAACTGACGGTATCGCCGCAGAAGATCGTTACAACAGAAACACACTGCATTTCGATGGCTGAGTCTTTCTTCTATTTAAAACCAAACATTTTTGTAACAGAGCACGTAAAACTATAGCATATAATTTATACATTAGATTGTtcaactaaaaataaatcacacacTTATCGACAGTTGTGATAAGTCGGTAGCCCGTAGAAAAACTTGTCActagattatataatatacggcACAAAATGGGAATAGCCAAAGCTTTTTTTCACATAAATTGATCTCGTACGTTGTTAAAAACATTgtgatattttgaattattattgttttttatttaactgtttacatttttttttatagtttaaatcttttgttttttttttatcaataaatatttgtacaacTTCCCTTTGCTTTAATTCCGGAAAAATCTTACTATCAATTTGAaacttatcaaaatattttcatccCTTTACTCAAATAGAATTATTGGAACATTCTGTTTCCTTCTCATTGAAATAACCTATTTTCAACAAGCAAATAAATAACTCGAGATCCGATGAGAAATAATAAGGTGGAGCTGCATATAATCATATTCATTTGAATGCAAGTTTTTCTTATTTTCGCCGCTTACTAGTGAATGCTTTTATTTTGCTTTATTTATACTTGGCAGCCATTAGAAATATCATTTAGTGAATAttcgatgtattttttaaaattgaactaTTTTTCTTCTAGCGTAGCTTCTATTGCGATGAAAATCGTtacgttttattattaaatataaaataatacatacatagattatattTCTGTactagatatttttatttacctacGTCAGAGATTGATTCCAGTATTCGTCGAAATTTTAACTTCAAGCAGATTTATGGCGCTTTATTATCGGCAACATTTTACAATGATCATTGTGTTGaatgagttttattttatttttttaagtcaattacattctacatatatatggaagtcctttttaaaatttataaacgcCAGGGTAAACTTGAATATAGTATATAAAGATATTTTGAAGTATTAAttgctttaaatttataatgttatCTTATGTAACtcgtatagatatatgtactttagAACTTGACAACTATAATGGTCCTTCACGAGAAGATTCtcagcatatatatgtatgataaatacagcttttgtttatattatacgagtatatgtacTTTAATGCAATCCTCGAAGGAGCTATCTtaaatgttgtattttatttttattaattaataaaaaatctaaaaaacaaagttttattcaataatacaaccaaaaaaaaacaacacatttttttctaaatttcctttattattttttttttatattgtttctaGACAAAgtcgttttcttttttttttgacacaAAATTATGTTTAACTTACATTTATTAAATGACCACCATATctttttgtaaaaatacaaaaatgtacACATGAACCAGGCGgtctatataaattataaaaatactaacGGTCATTCTCAAGTGATAGTTCGCGAGTCACATCCAAAACGCATAACTATCCAAAAGGTGCGTTTCGAATTCACCCTCGGAACATCATAATTTCGataaatcgataaataaataatattttgatgtatATCAAACGTAAATGCAATTGTATATAAACAATGAATTGATGAACATTTAAGGTTAAAATCGTTATATTATTGTTTACTGGTTAGAGacacatttaatttcattattttctagGTATAGGTAAAATGGGATGAGCATGAACTTACTTGTTAACAATAATTACACTATAATcaggtgtttttcctgaaagtTTATGGCATTCATAATggcctatttaaataaacaaacgtAAACTACTCCTAATAACGAGAAACTAAGTATGAAGAAAACAACACCTACATATTTTACTTTGAAGTTCGAGATAAATAATTCAAACCAACAGCTTCTCGATATTAAAAGCAATATCATGAGTGTGTTTAAATAGTCATTAGTTTATGAAAACTATTAACTATTTtccttacataaaaaataaaaaatatatatagacaaTTCCAGAtgccaataatatattttgtgatGCAATATTTCAGGAAAAATGTTTCAAAGTCTCGACACGTTCTTCTCATTTTTCccgttgttttaattttatggaatatttcaaaattttacgaaTTCGATAGCTTttgcaaacaaacatacattacaattatagtattatcttataAATAACgcatgaaaataatgattatttttaaaatgataaaatgggctctaattacatttattatgtattcGAATAGCATCtgaatttgttttttatgtGTTGATATACTTGAAATATGACAAACAATAAATGCGACGAAGCATATACACATCAATTCTTACGctactaaaattaaattgtaaaacggTGTTACAATTTACAATAAAAGCTGCAATAGTGATCAAAAATCACTTCACCTGCAATACTTAATGAATAACAATTGTTCTAAGTACACAGGTTTTTTTGCCTAAAACGCTTAAATTAGTGAACGAATATTACTGAGATTCTAACGACTAGTTAATGAGGAATCTATTTTCCTACATAGTTAGGCCATTAAAGAATTTTTggcaaaataataatcaaaataaaaaaaatcctccCCCATTTACACTTCACTCGAATGATGTTTTCGAACAAACTTTCAACAATACAAAAAGTAGGTTTTGacctaataataaaaaaggtaaaATAGCTCATGGATgccatttatttttgaaatatcccATAGAATATCAACACAATTATCATATAGTCACAACCTACACTTATATTGGATTATTCACAAATACAAAATCgatatgaatttcaaaatatatatatgcgtatcatataaaaaaataacgcaCATCCGTATGACTTACGAAATGTTGTAATCGAATAAAAGCATTACAaaagtcattaaaaaaaatacaactaaaCTTCATACTGACTTACACTAATCTGCAACTCAAAAGCTTAAAAAACTAATAGTATTTCATAAATTGTCGgtcaaacataaaaaaatattgcgcTTAAAATAGAAAGAAATTTTGTATATGCAATTTGTGCATaacaatttatatttcaatatacatacactaaaaacaattatatatatataaacaaaagtatatataaaaaaaaaacctcttatcAATACCCGAGAACATTTTGAATGCTCACGGGAATACATGAAGTCTAAAaggatcaaataataaaaatgatgatcTGAACTAGTAATTAGTCATTCTTCCTACTAGTATTATTTCATCGtcttacaataaatcatagtgtttattaaataaaatttaataacttagtTAATCACGGAAATGTGACTTCAGATATTTCATCATGCCGAATGTGCGAAAGCGTTTGGTGCCAATCACTTTCATCAGGTCCTCATCGCATATTGCAAATTGCTTATTGTTAGGATCGTACAAATTTCTCTCCTTAATGAGAGCCCACATTTTCTTGACAACTTCATGACGCGCCATCGATTCCTTACCCATAAGACTAGCTAGCTGTGGAGACAGTTTATAGGCTCTTGTATATCCACCGCCACCTTTGCCTCGGCCCTGAAATTACACACGTACATTTTAATTGTGTAATAAGAAAATtgttgatatatatacatatatacattttaaaaaaatacttacggCACCGGCAGCAGCACCTCCTTTCTTGCCTTTACCCTTTCCCCAATCACTGTCAGAATCTGAATCAGATCCTTTTCCCTTCTTTTTGGGTGGTGCTTTTTTCTTTGGGACTGGCTTTTTGGCAGGGTATGAATCATCATCAGATTCATTGGACTCCTCTTCCTGATCGCTTTCTTCGTCTGAACTTGAATCACCTTTACTTTTCTTGGCATTCTTTTTCGCACTAGCAGGAGGTGCTGGTCTCTTaacagctttttttttattgttctctTCATCCTTTAACAAaacaacataaatttaatatatttaatgacaaATACTAATAAAATTCAATCACCAATCAATAAGGCTTACTTCATCAGTACCATCTTCTTCAGATTGATAATCATCAGAGCTATCCTCTCTGGAATTCACGTATTCCTTTACTAACTCGTTGATTTCATCCTTTCTGTTGAGGAGACTCTCTCCATAGTGCTCTTCTAACTGTTGTCGTACTTTCTTTGCTGATGTTGTCGACAGCTCTACGTCTTTTAATGTGACTGAAAAGACAAATATATGTAGCAAAGATTTTTGAACACGCAGAGTGCTCGGGAATTATCTAACTGTATAGAGCACTTGCCCTTTGGCAGGCCTGATGGATAGACATTAAATAAAAGCCGGTTTATCTAATCCACGccgatattaattaatatgatttatttattactagctgaaccctgcatgcgttgcaatgccacaataacgcatgcaattcccgttcccatttttcggaacaacgcaggcagcgaacacccaggtcgcgacgcgaaaacatttgaaattatagcgaatgacactcattcccgatTTTCCCGTAATTTTttaacagtaatcttcccgtgatttcatgcatacaacaaatcctgaaagttccatcgtaatcgcttcagtggcttaggagcctattcgagacacacacacacagacattcatttttatatatataatagagatTTCAAGATATAAATATGAGTTTGATCAACTTAGTTTTTGAAAAGTCCACTAAAAATGTACCGAtgcaatgaataaaattttaagaaatttcTTGATGATATGATTTACTTTTCAGATACTTGTTTGTTGATGGCAAAAAGTATATACCTAATAAATGGGTCTTCGACATTTCTAAGTCGtgaaaaatatttctcaaaatccaAACCACTATATATTACTTCCAAAATGGAAATCAAACTACAAATCACGCTTGGAAAATAGTGGTGAAATaaagcgaattttttttttttatctcttacAACGAAAAACGTTTTGACAGCAGTGAGACTACATAACCTCAAAACGCCGCATATGAAAGATGGCAACACCGATCAAAAATGAGCACGAATTGACGCGGCGGAAAGGGTGTTTTCACCCTTAAGCTTGACGTGCAAAGCTTTTATTGCAATTGTTCCCTCAAACCCAGACAAATGATTCGATGGCACAACAGTAGATACAATGCAACTTCAATGAATGCTCATTCGACCGGCGGCGAAAAAATTGCCGGCCGGCGAGGCGCATCTATACAATGGCGACTGCACTGAGAAAGATGCTCCAGTAGGTGGAGGTGGGTGAGGGTGTACATCAGCACATGATTCCACAGAAATGGAACGAACGAGGGGTGGGTGAGTTATGGGCGAGCAAATGCAATGCAATACCTTTGATCTGCTGTCTGAGTTCATCCTTGGTGACGGCGGCCATGTCTGCGCTCAAGTTGGAGCTGATGCTGCAGCGGGAGCGGGAGTTGGAGCACgagttggagttggagttggagtcggagtcggagtcggagccgGAGCCTGGTCGAGCTAGTGGCGATGTTACTTTCGTACTGAACTATCTCTATTGTCGCTATTTCCTATTAGCTATTTGCTAGGAGGGCCGCACGCGTTGCTCTACTGCGGTGACGCGCGACGCCGACAACAAAATCGGCACGCTTTCCGCCACACACACGCATCCACTATTTATTTTCCTGAAtgtgttttcaattttaatgctttttaaaaTGTAGATTATACGTGACACACTTCATTTACTAgtcgtttgaaataaaaaatacaataatgccTATTTATGGAAAAATTATATAGTGAACAGGAACACCCCGAAAGACATAAAAGGTTTTCGATAGTTTCACAGGCAGGATCAAACTTGAGCGAAAAGCAGGTGCAAAGCATTCGGGCCCCATGCATGAAAAAGGCTCCAAGGAGGAAAATGAAAAAGGTGGATTTATAGAACTGAAATTTTAAAGAATTGTGTAGGTACTCACGTATTGCAATggatgttattaaaaaaaaatacttacaatgCTTACCTGAGGTTTGATTTTTAAGGCCCAAATTTTTTGTCGTCTGTCTGGAAAACACTGGCCCTCGTCATAAGACTCTTATTTATAAAATCTCAATTGCCCCCTACCTGAAATGTGTAACTTTTCTTCCATAGCCTGTAGATTTATAAATAgcagaaaatattgatgaatatttttctaaaaaaaattaaaaatatatgaaaactaAAATTGCTTTAAAGGCTTGGGATACTAAAATAACGGAATGGATACTGGTTgtaaaatttttgtaatttacAGAATGATGAATGTTGTAGACTGcacttttatattttctcaCTTCTGAGGTCGTTTACCTATATACGTATCAACAGTCCTCAATTCTAACCAAGAGTgatgataatttttaataacgGATCTGACAATTGTTTGCtcaaatgtttgtatgtatactaaTTTAAAGTACGAAATTCACTATCGTATATTACATTTACGCCAAGAAACATAACTGTACAACAGCACCAAGATTCActccttaaaaaatatataaaacaattgaTGTTGTTTAAGAATTAAGAATGCGtatactaaaattttttttaatgtataaaattataaaacaagtctgaatataaaaacatttttttttgttataacatacataaaaagaattagacaaataaaaaaggatcaatatacatatgtagcgtaTTTGAGGTTCAAACTGCATAGCAGTTTACAGGCAACTATTTTATTTGACTTGAGTACGTAataattaaagagcggacccagagcgcgctgttaattgttcacatgttgtaaatgcattgttaaaggttttctgaaccttttttacaaagcatttacaataatggaacaatagacggcgcgcttccggtcctacctctagtaataatataacaatacaaaattacgtataaaggtctgttcatacctatccagcacgacccgtatcctgcaagtgtcatgcaagtgcggatagtattctttggtacattctacatggtcgcgcatgaatgcgtaagtgcgcatgcgcgaatggagtatgaatacgtccatataatgtactaaagaatactattcgcacttgcatgacacctgcaagATACGGGGCGTGctgaataggtatgaacagaccttaaatgtGTCACATTATGTAATACAccttacaaataaaatacaatacaaaaatgtaaaattagtatataaaataataaattaatataatatactaattcGAGAGACTAGAAACATAATATTAGCACAAAACGTTCACAATTACAATCAGTCAACAAacattattcaaatacatacataaaaatattaaaaaatacaactaTGTACTCAAAATAAATATCTTTTCAATGACAATTTAACTATTTCGAGTTGACTTTATCTAcatagaatatttaaaatttttgatacataataaatatcaaatcttattttgatacaaatacatatgaatgttgTACTTAATAACTTGCTCAAATCAATATCACAAGAAAACTGCTCCATACGATTCTAAAAAAATGGAAGTCCATATACCATTTCCAATGTTTGTACAcaatttattatcttatttactTCAATGTCATCATGATTTTCCTTTGatcggtttttttacattttttgatTCAGTATTTTGAGTACATTCACACCAAGGCGTGAAACTTTTATCACATGAAAGTTGAACATTGAGAATTGTTACAGAAACACCATCGATGACCAGTTTTTGTTCACTAGCTAACGTGTATTCGACATTGTGAAGGCCAGTATCACGATCTCGCCTTTTAGTAGCTTCTCGTTGATTGAAACATTTTGCAGTGTCTCTCTTCCTATGAAGTCTATCGTGAATGTGCCTACAAAAAATACAAGATAAATTAAACCAtgcatataaacaaaaatacagTACTTGCAATTTAGCAGAACAGTACCTAAAAGTATTCGTTTGATCGGTTGAAATGTTAATAGGTCTAGAAACTTCGAGTTTAGCTTCTTTTAAGCGTACGTAGAATTCGTCATCTTCTAAACCCCATCCCCAATATTTATTAGACATCCCGTCGACCAGTTCAAAATGATCTCGGTTTACGAGCAGAATCCCTCCGACGAACGTAGGATAATGGTACCTCGGGTGTAAATTAGGACTGGCAACATGAAACGGACCGTGTTTCGGATAACCATAGTGGAGATTTGGATTCAGCGGGAGCAGGTCAACGTCGTGCATGGCTATGTAATCATGATTATGTCTAGTTTGTAAAAATCCCACGTTGATTAACGACGCTCTGTTGAATCGAAAACTGTCGACTTGattgacaatatatatatcgaagtttAT
This window contains:
- the beta4GalT7 gene encoding beta-1,4-galactosyltransferase 7, with product MRRRGCSPLLAISGLALVSLLLTCFAACYLVPPDTCSCNVDEKRDFDTIENTYLPTNSHRLAVLVPFRDRFDELMIFAPYMNKYLRQQRINFDIYIVNQVDSFRFNRASLINVGFLQTRHNHDYIAMHDVDLLPLNPNLHYGYPKHGPFHVASPNLHPRYHYPTFVGGILLVNRDHFELVDGMSNKYWGWGLEDDEFYVRLKEAKLEVSRPINISTDQTNTFRHIHDRLHRKRDTAKCFNQREATKRRDRDTGLHNVEYTLASEQKLVIDGVSVTILNVQLSCDKSFTPWCECTQNTESKNVKKPIKGKS
- the Nmnat gene encoding nicotinamide mononucleotide adenylyltransferase isoform X1 is translated as MTQRTVLLACGSFSPPTPMHLRMFEIAKNHFESLGTHKVIGGIVSPVHDAYGKKDLISASHRCAMLKLALRTSDWIKVSEWEVNQEGWTKTRYSLQYHRNYINAYIKACCNGSTSGPPPPWMPDEINNFSMNNSIGIDETDSVNANYQFINEENDNFSNNSVQLKLLCGADLLESFATPGLWSPEDLEIILGEYGLVVITRSGNNPEKFIYDSDVLTKYRRNITIITNWVPNEVSSTMIRRLIRRGESVKYLIDDSIISYVKMHQLYGSCNKNTKYLTIFNPLQPTIDPSPNDIIMKSPGEFRMQKDESILKTPRSTNISAKILNYLIGVDEIDKNDVYTSSPQTNANHFKEKRSRLTNKISACSEITPKSFCGDFNDKGSTDSLEGMHILPRKTVKVITDVSGVHKIVSNKKKVCENNIDITDDVVVYLNIKEICNQNQTLTSKTVKKEQILALDLGNLDVNDNSSSDVPDNPKSPLRTYDEIVKFIFSEHGIQVISDKETIV
- the Non2 gene encoding upstream activation factor subunit spp27 homolog Non2 — translated: MAAVTKDELRQQIKVTLKDVELSTTSAKKVRQQLEEHYGESLLNRKDEINELVKEYVNSREDSSDDYQSEEDGTDEDEENNKKKAVKRPAPPASAKKNAKKSKGDSSSDEESDQEEESNESDDDSYPAKKPVPKKKAPPKKKGKGSDSDSDSDWGKGKGKKGGAAAGAGRGKGGGGYTRAYKLSPQLASLMGKESMARHEVVKKMWALIKERNLYDPNNKQFAICDEDLMKVIGTKRFRTFGMMKYLKSHFRD